A genomic stretch from Aedes albopictus strain Foshan chromosome 2, AalbF5, whole genome shotgun sequence includes:
- the LOC134286632 gene encoding uncharacterized protein LOC134286632, translating to MAQLVVAASDVAPYQPSQEASVGSNKRKEKEKLYVNTHASGNSVDNVGKRNPPSNPEGKQNQPKPCPICGNKVRDCDDFKKCNLEERWMRVQQHYLCRRCLVAHGKFPCKATSCGMEGCDERHHKLLHPGKPQPVVPAKQATATETVNVHTALKVSTLFRIVPVTLYSNERSVHTFAFLDEGSSSTLVDVRIAQELGVKGEVHPLYLQWTSDVERCEDNSQLIRLEISGRGAKKRYVVAAAHTVNQLCLPQQSLPFDELAQQFPHLRGLPIQGYRNATPTILIGLDNTHLKIPLKVQEGRVGQPAAAKTRLGWTVYGPIPGESSSTQQCQFHLYKEAQNPDDVLHDLVKEFFSVEHVGVAVAPLLEGSDEMRSRKILEETTLRLPSGRFQTGLLWKYDHIHFPDSKPMAESRLKSLERRLRRKPELFENLQQQIVEYVEKGYAHKITQEEVLSSDPKKVWYLPLGVVVHPKKPGKVRIVWDAAASVQGQSLNSALLPGPDLLSSLPSVLSKYHQRQVPICGDIKEMFHQFQIRPEDRQAQRFLFRSDFSKTPDIYVMDVATFGVTCSPSAAQFIKNQNAKDFESEFLEAATAIVHNHYVDDYLDSRDTVDEAAELALQVKTVHAKAGFHIRNWMSNSEEVLSRVGDSADESAKNFKTHSTAVSERVLGMSWFPESDEFGFRGLFREQLMPLLHGDVVPTKRQLLQVVMSIFDPLGLVSLAVVHGKILVQKAWRAKIGWDDKISEDLLELWRRWIELLSQLDTVRIPRCYFPAYLPESYESLQLHIFVDASEEAYVATAFFRIVDQSQVRCSLVSSKTKVAPLKLLSVPRLELQAALLGTRLAESVAENHTLRIKQRFFWSDSSTVLSWLRSDHRRYRQFVAYRVSEILDTSKVDEWHYVPSHLNVADDATKWKERLQISNSHRWFSGPDFLYDPPKQWPKQEVQSTTTTEELRPIHVHRELRKEQVVQFSRFSKWERCLRAVAYVHRFVDQLKRKRNKAESDVTAILTREELQRAEQTVIKQAQFETFGDEVITMRNNQTLPVDQRQRLESSSKLYKLSPFLDNQGVVRMEGRIDGFSDATFDFKYPTVLPKNHYVTQLIVDSYHRRYKHSNGETAVNEMRQKYHLPEMRAAFRKISKTCMWCKVYKATPAVPRMAPLPEARVTPRIRPFSFVGVDYFGPLLVVQGRREVKRWVALFTCLTIRAIHLEVVTSLSAECCKMALRRFIARRGAPSEIYSDQGTNFVGVSGELKEQVRAVNQELASTFTNTVTQWRFNPPAAPHMGGSWERMVRSVKCALASLSVERKPNEEVLGTLLVEAESMVNSRPLTYMPLQTSEHAALTPNCFLMLSTSGVNQPPTQLVDDRQTLYTSWFLCQRLLDQFWTRWVKEYLPTITRRTKWFVDTKPVSAGDLVVIVDDRVRNRWIRGQVLRVFPGRDGRCRSANVQTATGVLRRPVAKLAVLDVAGNAREDTEQYGSGNVQDGAISTE from the coding sequence ATGGCGCAACTAGTGGTAGCTGCAAGTGACGTCGCTCCCTATCAACCGTCTCAAGAAGCTAGTGTTGGTTCGAACAAACGAAAGGAAAAAGAGAAGCTGTATGTGAACACCCACGCATCTGGCAATTCGGTGGACAACGTTGGTAAACGGAATCCTCCTAGCAATCCTGAAGGCAAGCAGAACCAACCAAAACCGTGCCCAATTTGTGGGAACAAGGTGCGAGACTGCGACGACTTCAAGAAGTGCAACCTGGAGGAACGTTGGATGCGCGTTCAGCAGCATTACCTATGCAGACGGTGCCTGGTAGCACACGGAAAGTTCCCGTGCAAGGCAACATCGTGTGGAATGGAAGGATGTGATGAGCGGCACCATAAGCTTTTGCATCCTGGAAAGCCTCAGCCAGTAGTCCCAGCAAAACAGGCCACGGCGACCGAAACCGTAAACGTCCACACCGCTCTGAAGGTATCCACGCTCTTTCGTATAGTACCAGTGACGCTGTACAGTAACGAAAGATCTGTCCACACGTTTGCGTTTTTGGACGAAGGGTCCTCGTCTACACTGGTCGACGTCCGTATTGCCCAGGAGTTGGGAGTGAAAGGTGAAGTTCATCCGCTTTACTTGCAATGGACCAGTGATGTTGAACGATGTGAGGACAACTCTCAGCTGATTCGACTCGAAATCTCGGGTCGTGGGGCCAAGAAACGATACGTCGTTGCAGCAGCTCATACCGTGAATCAACTGTGTCTTCCTCAACAAAGCTTGCCGTTTGATGAACTCGCTCAACAGTTTCCGCACCTCCGTGGTCTACCCATTCAAGGATACCGCAACGCCACTCCAACAATTCTGATTGGTTTGGACAACACTCACCTGAAGATTCCCCTTAAGGTACAGGAAGGCAGAGTCGGGCAACCAGCGGCGGCCAAAACCAGACTGGGTTGGACGGTGTACGGCCCTATTCCTGGTGAAAGCTCTTCGACTCAGCAGTGTCAGTTTCATCTGTACAAGGAAGCTCAAAACCCTGACGATGTGTTACACGACCTTGTGAAGGAGTTTTTCTCGGTGGAGCACGTTGGTGTTGCTGTAGCTCCTTTGTTGGAAGGATCCGACGAAATGCGTTCCAGAAAGATCCTTGAAGAAACGACTTTACGGCTGCCATCCGGTCGGTTTCAGACAGGGCTGCTCTGGAAATACGACCACATCCACTTTCCAGACAGTAAGCCGATGGCAGAGAGTCGGCTCAAATCACTGGAGCGTCGTTTGAGGCGGAAACCTGAATTGTTCGAGAACCTGCAGCAGCAGATAGTCGAGTACGTGGAGAAGGGATACGCACACAAAATAACGCAGGAGGAGGTTCTCAGCTCGGATCCCAAGAAAGTGTGGTATCTTCCGTTGGGGGTGGTTGTTCATCCCAAAAAGCCAGGAAAGGTTCGCATAGTCTGGGATGCGGCAGCGAGCGTCCAAGGCCAGTCTCTCAACTCTGCCTTGCTTCCAGGACCAGATCTGTTGTCCTCCCTCCCGTCAGTGCTCTCCAAATACCATCAACGCCAGGTGCCAATCTGTGGCGATATAAAGGAGATGTTTCATCAGTTCCAGATCAGACCCGAGGATCGACAGGCACAACGGTTCCTGTTTCGAAGTGACTTCTCCAAAACACCTGACATCTACGTCATGGACGTGGCCACTTTTGGTGTAACTTGCTCCCCCTCTGCTGCACAGTTCATTAAAAATCAAAATGCGAAGGATTTTGAGTCCGAATTTCTCGAGGCTGCCACAGCGATCGTCCACAATCACTATGTGGACGACTATTTGGACAGTCGGGACACCGTCGATGAAGCAGCAGAACTGGCACTGCAAGTGAAAACAGTCCATGCTAAAGCCGGGTTTCACATTCGGAACTGGATGTCCAACTCCGAAGAGGTGCTTTCACGGGTCGGGGATTCGGCTGACGAATCTGCGAAGAATTTCAAGACGCACTCAACTGCAGTTTCAGAACGCGTACTCGGGATGAGCTGGTTTCCTGAATCGGACGAGTTCGGATTCCGCGGACTTTTCCGCGAACAACTAATGCCCCTGCTTCATGGAGATGTGGTCCCAACAAAACGGCAGCTCCTCCAAGTGGTCATGAGCATTTTCGATCCACTAGGTCTGGTGTCGCTCGCCGTGGTTCACGGAAAGATCCTCGTTCAGAAGGCGTGGCGAGCAAAAATCGGGTGGGATGACAAAATCAGCGAAGACTTGCTCGAACTATGGCGTCGGTGGATTGAGCTGTTGAGTCAGCTCGACACAGTTCGCATACCACGGTGCTACTTCCCAGCATACCTTCCGGAAAGCTACGAATCTTTGCAGTTACACATCTTTGTAGATGCGAGTGAAGAGGCGTACGTGGCAACCGCCTTCTTCAGGATCGTAGACCAGTCTCAAGTTCGCTGCTCTCTGGTATCGTCAAAGACGAAAGTTGCCCCACTGAAGTTACTGTCAGTTCCCCGTCTTGAGCTCCAGGCTGCGTTACTAGGAACCAGATTAGCAGAGTCTGTAGCGGAAAACCACACTCTGCGAATCAAACAACGATTCTTCTGGAGTGATTCTTCCACTGTCCTTTCTTGGCTACGCTCGGACCATAGACGATATCGCCAGTTTGTAGCGTACCGCGTGTCGGAGATCCTGGACACTTCGAAAGTAGATGAATGGCACTATGTTCCCTCGCACCTTAACGTGGCGGATGATGCCACTAAGTGGAAAGAGCGGCTCCAGATCAGCAACAGTCATCGCTGGTTCAGCGGACCAGACTTCCTGTACGATCCTCCAAAGCAGTGGCCAAAACAGGAGGTGCAATCTACCACAACAACGGAGGAACTGAGACCCATTCACGTTCATAGAGAGCTTCGGAAGGAACAAGTGGTGCAATTCAGCCGCTTTTCCAAGTGGGAACGATGTCTACGTGCTGTCGCCTACGTTCACCGCTTCGTAGACCAGCTGAAGCGGAAGCGGAATAAAGCAGAATCCGACGTAACAGCCATCCTTACTCGAGAAGAGCTTCAGCGTGCGGAACAGACGGTTATCAAGCAGGCCCAGTTCGAAACCTTCGGAGATGAGGTGATCACGATGCGGAACAATCAGACTCTACCAGTAGATCAGCGTCAGCGCCTCGAAAGTTCAAGCAAGCTGTACAAACTGTCTCCTTTCTTGGACAATCAAGGCGTAGTTCGAATGGAAGGACGGATCGACGGTTTCTCTGATGCGACGTTTGATTTCAAATACCCTACTGTGCTGCCGAAGAACCACTACGTTACCCAGCTCATCGTCGATTCGTACCATCGGCGGTACAAGCATTCCAACGGAGAGACAGCAGTGAATGAAATGCGGCAGAAATATCACCTGCCGGAGATGAGAGCAGCATTTCGAAAGATCAGCAAAACTTGCATGTGGTGTAAGGTCTACAAGGCGACACCCGCAGTTCCAAGAATGGCACCGCTACCGGAGGCACGAGTCACTCCCCGCATCAGGCCGTTCAGCTTCGTTGGAGTGGATTACTTCGGCCCGCTGTTGGTAGTCCAAGGTCGTCGTGAAGTGAAGCGATGGGTCGCCCTCTTCACCTGTCTGACAATCAGGGCGATCCATCTAGAAGTCGTCACCAGCTTATCAGCGGAGTGCTGCAAGATGGCATTACGGCGGTTCATAGCACGGAGGGGGGCACCTTCGGAGATCTACAGTGATCAAGGGACTAACTTCGTTGGAGTCAGTGGCGAGTTAAAGGAGCAAGTCAGAGCAGTCAACCAAGAGCTAGCATCAACATTCACCAATACGGTCACCCAATGGCGCTTCAATCCTCCAGCTGCGCCGCATATGGGGGGGTCTTGGGAGCGCATGGTTCGGTCGGTGAAGTGTGCATTGGCTTCGCTATCGGTCGAACGCAAACCTAACGAGGAAGTTTTGGGCACGTTGCTGGTGGAAGCTGAGTCGATGGTAAATTCGAGGCCGTTGACCTACATGCCGCTGCAAACTTCGGAGCATGCGGCACTTACTCCGAACTGTTTTCTCATGCTGAGTACTAGCGGGGTGAACCAGCCTCCAACCCAGCTTGTGGACGATAGGCAGACTCTTTACACCAGTTGGTTCCTGTGCCAACGATTGCTGGACCAATTCTGGACGCGCTGGGTAAAGGAGTACCTACCCACAATCACCAGACGAACCAAGTGGTTCGTTGACACCAAGCCGGTTTCTGCCGGTGATCTAGTGGTCATCGTGGACGATCGAGTCCGTAACAGATGGATAAGGGGACAAGTCCTACGCGTGTTCCCTGGACGAGATGGCAGATGTCGCAGCGCCAACGTACAGACAGCAACTGGTGTACTGCGACGTCCGGTGGCAAAACTAGCCGTCCTAGATGTTGCTGGTAATGCTCGAGAGGACACGGAGCAATACGGGT